The sequence below is a genomic window from Nostoc flagelliforme CCNUN1.
CGGTGCAGTCTACGACGCTTTAGGAGAAAAGCAAAAAGCACTCGATTTTTACAACCAATCTCTGCCCCTTAGGCGTGCTGTGGGCGATCGCACTGGTGAAGCTGTCACCTTGGGTAATATTGGTGTATTCTTCCAAAGTACAAATCGACCAACCCAAGCCATTACTAATTTAGAACAATCTCTTCAAATCAGCTTAGAAATGCGCCGGAGTTTGCAACGGGAAAATCGCCAAAAGTTTTTACAGCAAAACGATGTATATGCTACTGCTTTAGTCGATGTCCTAATTAATCAAAAGAAATACGCTCAAGCTTTTGAATGGGTTAACCTATTCACCACAGCCGAGCTTGCTGATTATACTCGCCTAATTAATGCCAAAGTTGCCAACCCAGAAGCACAAAAGAGCCTTGACGATTGGACTAAAAAAAATCAGCAATTGGAAGCACTGCGACAACAACTGCAAAGCGATCGCTCTGAAAGCCTACCCCAACAGATTCGGCAATTAGAAGCACAAGTTTATTCAGAAGCCGAAAATATCTCTCGCCGTTTTCCGGAAGTGGCAGAACTATTTGAAACTACACCCGTAGATATTAAAAATCTTACATCCTCCATCCCAGCAGGAAAAGTTGTAGTTCAACCTGTTTTGCTGACTAATGTGAGAAATATGCCTAATAGTGTCGCATTTTTTATCTTCACAAAAGGTCATTTTAGTGTTACTAAAAAATCTATTGAAACCAATAAATTTGATAAACTTATTGCTGATTACTTAAAACAGGTACAAGACGATAGTGATTCTGATTACTTTGAAACTGGCGGCGAACTTTATGATATTCTCATTCGTCCTATAGAAGGCGAGATTAAAGCTTTATCACCTAAACAACTGAGTATTATTGCTACTGGTAAACTGCGTCATTTACCTTTTGAGACTCTTTACGACAATAAAACTAAGCAATTTCTGATCCAAAAATATCCTGTCAACTATCTGACTCGCATTTCCAATAAATCCTTACAATCTCTAGGTATGCAAAATGCCATACCTCGCAAACAACTAGCTGTTTTAGCATTTGGTAATCCCGTAACCAGTGAGCCGCAAAATCTCCCAGGTGCAGAAGCAGAAGTCATAAAGATTAAAGAAATACTGCCAGACAGTGAAGTTTATATTAATAAAAAAGCTACCTTGGAAAACTTTAGATCCCAAGCTTTGCGCTTTTCCTTTTTGCATTTAGCAACTCACGGTTGTTTTCAAACTGAAGATTGCGAAAAAGTCAAGTTAAAAAATAATACGTTACTATTTGCTGACAACCCCTTAGATATTGCTAATGCTGCTCTTTTAGGTTTACAAGGCACACAATTAATTACTCTCAGTGCCTGTCAAACTGCTGTAGACACTAATTTGAATGACGCAGGAATTGCAGGTGTTGCTTATATATTTGAGCGGGCTGGTGCTAAAGCTGTGATGGCAAGTTTGTGGGCGGTTGATGATCAAGCAACTCAGCTATTGATGATTGATTTTTATCAGAATCTCAAGCTGGGTATGACCAAAGGGGAAGCTTTGCAAAAAGCTAAGTTAAAGTTAATTGCAGATTATCCCCATCCTTTTTATTGGTCGCCATTTGTGCTGATTGGTGATGCACGATAAAGTAGTTCGTAATTCGTAATTCGTAATTAAGCAAGGTGTAGGGGTACGGCATGCCGTGCCCCTACGGGTGTACCTCACGTAAACTCACAACAATTTATCTGGTGTAATTGGCAAATCGCGAATCCGCTTACCTGTGGCATGATAAACTGCATTAGATATGGCAGCCGCTACCCCAACAATCGGAAGTTCCCCCAAGCTTTTGGTTCCTAGCGCATTCACATAAGCATCGTGTTCTTCAACAAATTGCACTTCCATATTTGGGATATCTGCATGAACGGGAATCAGGTAATCGGAAAGGTTAGCACCAACTATTCTTCCCTGATTGGTATCCATTACAG
It includes:
- a CDS encoding CHAT domain-containing protein, whose translation is MKKILTSLLAVGVYLTPITVMLMAQPTWGQTQNSRSQEVQKLLEQGIKLTQQQEHQQAIQILQPIPAMAQELKDQKLEATALVWLGFNYDALGEKQKALEFYNQSLPLIRAVGDRTGEARTLNNIGRVYDALGEKQKALDFYNQALPILRAVGDRTGVATILNNIGAVYDALGEKQKALDFYNQALPLLRAVGNRSVEATTLNNIGLVYSDLGEKQKALDFYNQALPLLRAVGDRTGEARTLNNIGLVYSDLGEKQKALDFYNQALPLWRAVGDRTGVATTLNNIGGVYDALGEKQKALDFYNQSLPLSRAVGDRTGVANTLNNIGLVYDALGEKQKALDFYNQSLPLRRAVGDRTGVANTLNNIGGVYDALGEKQKALDFYNQALPLRRAVGDRTGVATTLNNIGGVYDALGEKQKALDFYNQSLPLSRAVGDRTGVATTLNNIGGVYDALGEKQKALEFLNQALPLRRAVGDRTGVANTLNNIGAVYDALGEKQKALDFYNQSLPLRRAVGDRTGEAVTLGNIGVFFQSTNRPTQAITNLEQSLQISLEMRRSLQRENRQKFLQQNDVYATALVDVLINQKKYAQAFEWVNLFTTAELADYTRLINAKVANPEAQKSLDDWTKKNQQLEALRQQLQSDRSESLPQQIRQLEAQVYSEAENISRRFPEVAELFETTPVDIKNLTSSIPAGKVVVQPVLLTNVRNMPNSVAFFIFTKGHFSVTKKSIETNKFDKLIADYLKQVQDDSDSDYFETGGELYDILIRPIEGEIKALSPKQLSIIATGKLRHLPFETLYDNKTKQFLIQKYPVNYLTRISNKSLQSLGMQNAIPRKQLAVLAFGNPVTSEPQNLPGAEAEVIKIKEILPDSEVYINKKATLENFRSQALRFSFLHLATHGCFQTEDCEKVKLKNNTLLFADNPLDIANAALLGLQGTQLITLSACQTAVDTNLNDAGIAGVAYIFERAGAKAVMASLWAVDDQATQLLMIDFYQNLKLGMTKGEALQKAKLKLIADYPHPFYWSPFVLIGDAR